A single region of the Lotus japonicus ecotype B-129 chromosome 4, LjGifu_v1.2 genome encodes:
- the LOC130714795 gene encoding uncharacterized protein LOC130714795, whose protein sequence is MNNDQVLHNSILSLNLPSISTMHRRTSVVDSGNNYREVARTKKKFRTNPENPKKNSKAIDPNRSAKASSTIVATSSIPHLQPKPRTQIYKRTQEPNQEPKGVVVARKCADGGEAEREICCDPSPTDIRNPHLTLQQNPPNHYQTERQRGDEGENPTTTDPSKSHRPPIPPLLIVSRSWSIRPTLLSPFVLNPLRFTGRVWISFSSHGSDLDLGSSKI, encoded by the exons ATGAACAACGACCAGGTCTTGCACAACTCCATATTGTCCCTCAACCTCCCCTCCATCTCAACCATGCACCGCCGGACCTCCGTCGTGGATTCCGGTAACAACTATCGTGAAGTTGCaagaaccaaaaaaaaattcagaaccaacccagaaaacccaaaaaaaaattcaaaagccATAGACCCAAACAGATCTGCGAAGGCCTCTTCTACTATAGTCGCCACCTCCTCCATCCCCCACTTGCAACCGAAACCGAGAACCCAGATCTACAAACGAACCCAGGAACCAAACCAAGAACCAAAGGGTGTTGTGGTTGCCAGAAAATGCGCCGACGGAGGAGAAGCAGAGAGGGAAATTTGCTGTGACCCATCACCAACAGATATCAGAAACCCCCATCTCACCCTTCAACAAAACCCCCCAAACCACTATCAAACAGAGAGACAGAGAGGAGATGAAGGAGAAAACCCAACCACCACAGATCCAAGCAAATCCCACCGTCCTCCTATTCCACCGCTCCTCATCGTGTCAAGATCGTGGAGTATCAGACCGACGTTGCTCTCCCCTTTCGTTCTCAATCCACTTCGATTCACAGGGCGAGTTTGGATCTCGTTCAGCAGCCATGGGTCGGATCTAGATTTGGGGTCATCAAAG ATCTGA